A portion of the Thermodesulfobacteriota bacterium genome contains these proteins:
- a CDS encoding thioredoxin family protein — MRTVAGKEEGRNRALLAWPATWALALGLALGLGMTVLPLPAAGASHDPIVEAATSGRAFVLAEFGSDTCPACEQMLPVVRSVVARYPDLIHQVHDADRQAELAKKYQVRCVPVYVVVDPEGQVRFNDVGLFTSEELDEILRETGAVGRPSRGN, encoded by the coding sequence ATGAGAACGGTCGCAGGGAAGGAAGAGGGGCGGAACCGAGCACTTCTCGCCTGGCCGGCGACCTGGGCATTGGCCCTGGGTCTGGCCCTTGGCCTTGGAATGACGGTCCTCCCGCTTCCCGCGGCGGGAGCATCGCACGATCCCATCGTGGAGGCAGCCACCTCGGGCAGGGCCTTCGTGCTGGCGGAGTTCGGCTCCGACACGTGTCCCGCCTGTGAGCAGATGCTGCCGGTGGTGCGCTCGGTGGTGGCCCGCTACCCCGACTTGATCCACCAGGTCCACGACGCGGACCGCCAGGCCGAGCTGGCGAAGAAGTACCAGGTACGCTGCGTCCCGGTCTACGTGGTGGTGGATCCCGAGGGGCAGGTGCGCTTCAACGACGTGGGCCTGTTCACCTCGGAAGAGCTCGACGAGATCCTTCGCGAGACGGGGGCAGTGGGCCGGCCTTCACGAGGCAATTGA
- a CDS encoding N-acetylmuramoyl-L-alanine amidase — protein sequence MGLALVLVPGWLPALAAVRVESPGVEPFFLAEVTVEDSTAWYDAETWLLGFPGSLDWDPQQLRLTYREGDAWAALRPEAPFALRDGRVLRGPAEVRLSGGRLLVSERFLQELAGEFLGRPVRFVKARQGPARRVSLDPGHGGDEPGTRGPRGLAEKDVVLALAQAAAQTLRERGFEVHLTRSEDRSLGDTQRAAVANYWGAELFVSLHAAGEGRPQARGVEVFVAPEPPPGTDPRHWAAGQAGLGAESRRWAELLRAALGQHLATFDRGVAVAPQPLLEAVAAPACLVELGSLAWPQEAEHLRSPAGREAVAAAIAQAAETYFRGRPSP from the coding sequence TTGGGGCTCGCCCTGGTCCTGGTGCCCGGGTGGCTGCCGGCGCTCGCCGCCGTGCGCGTCGAGTCTCCAGGAGTCGAGCCCTTCTTCCTCGCCGAAGTGACGGTCGAGGATAGCACGGCGTGGTACGACGCGGAAACCTGGCTCCTGGGCTTTCCCGGATCCCTCGATTGGGACCCGCAGCAGCTGCGCCTCACCTATCGGGAGGGGGACGCCTGGGCTGCCCTGCGGCCCGAGGCGCCCTTTGCCCTGCGCGACGGACGGGTCCTGCGGGGACCGGCGGAGGTGCGGCTCTCGGGCGGACGCCTGCTGGTGAGCGAGAGGTTCTTGCAGGAGCTCGCCGGCGAGTTCCTGGGGCGGCCGGTGCGGTTTGTGAAGGCGCGGCAGGGGCCTGCGCGAAGGGTCTCCCTCGACCCGGGACACGGCGGGGACGAGCCGGGTACCCGCGGGCCGAGGGGCCTGGCAGAAAAGGACGTGGTGCTCGCCCTGGCCCAGGCCGCGGCCCAGACCCTGCGGGAACGGGGCTTCGAGGTGCACCTGACCCGGTCCGAGGATCGGTCCCTGGGAGACACCCAGCGGGCCGCCGTGGCCAACTACTGGGGTGCCGAGCTCTTCGTGAGCCTGCACGCCGCGGGGGAGGGGCGCCCCCAGGCCCGGGGGGTGGAGGTGTTCGTCGCCCCCGAACCGCCGCCGGGTACCGACCCGCGCCACTGGGCGGCGGGCCAGGCCGGCCTCGGCGCCGAGAGCCGGCGCTGGGCCGAGCTTCTGCGCGCCGCCCTGGGCCAGCACCTGGCCACCTTCGACCGGGGCGTCGCGGTCGCACCCCAGCCCCTCCTGGAAGCCGTGGCCGCCCCGGCGTGCCTGGTGGAGCTGGGGAGCCTGGCCTGGCCCCAGGAGGCGGAGCACCTCCGATCCCCCGCCGGCCGGGAAGCCGTGGCCGCAGCCATCGCCCAGGCCGCGGAGACGTACTTCCGCGGCCGCCCCAGTCCCTGA
- the rph gene encoding ribonuclease PH, giving the protein MRPDGRSPADLRPLKLETGVLLHAEGSALIQVGHTRVLCAASVEDGVPAFRKGSGKGWVTAEYGMLPRATATRTPREAARGKQGGRTLEIQRLIGRSLRAVTDLQAFGERTVWVDCDVLQADGGTRTASITGAYVALVEAFRTLIRRNAVSAVPLRDAVAAVSVGLVGGRPLLDLDYREDSAADVDMNVVMTGAGELVEIQATGEERPFSRAQFGELLDLAWSGVGRLLALQREALEGGVGR; this is encoded by the coding sequence ATGCGCCCCGACGGACGAAGCCCTGCCGATTTGCGGCCCCTGAAGCTCGAAACGGGGGTGCTCCTCCACGCCGAGGGCAGCGCCCTCATCCAGGTGGGCCACACCCGGGTGCTCTGCGCCGCGAGCGTGGAGGACGGCGTGCCCGCCTTCCGCAAGGGGAGCGGCAAGGGGTGGGTCACGGCCGAGTACGGCATGCTCCCCCGGGCCACGGCCACCCGCACCCCCCGGGAGGCCGCCCGGGGCAAGCAAGGGGGGCGCACCCTGGAGATCCAGCGTCTCATCGGCCGATCGCTCCGGGCCGTGACCGACCTCCAGGCCTTCGGGGAGCGCACCGTGTGGGTGGACTGCGACGTGCTCCAGGCCGACGGGGGCACCCGCACCGCTTCGATTACCGGCGCCTACGTGGCGCTGGTGGAGGCCTTTCGCACCCTCATCCGGCGAAACGCCGTGAGCGCCGTGCCGCTTCGCGACGCGGTGGCGGCGGTGAGCGTCGGCCTCGTGGGGGGGCGCCCGCTCCTCGACCTGGACTACCGGGAGGACTCCGCCGCCGATGTGGACATGAACGTGGTCATGACCGGCGCGGGGGAGCTCGTGGAGATCCAGGCCACGGGGGAGGAGCGGCCCTTCTCCAGGGCCCAGTTCGGGGAGCTCCTGGATCTCGCCTGGTCCGGGGTGGGGCGGCTCCTGGCCCTCCAGCGGGAGGCCCTGGAGGGCGGCGTCGGACGGTGA